A stretch of Janibacter endophyticus DNA encodes these proteins:
- a CDS encoding co-chaperone YbbN, producing MTEPFSSLRGAVDLGALGSSRPGPSTPAAPPAADGTVGPGGPDGDPGGDPFASPVVVVGDDASFNTLVQRSVSVPAVAVLWTSQAPETQAVLEAVVAVAERREGRLQVVAIDVATNPGIAQAIQPPQLPVSLGLLKGQAIPLFQGLPAQPDLERVLDELLSVAVQQGVTGRIELPGSQGDQADELSPLHEEAYAAIERGDLDAAASAYERALAENPADEDARLGLAQVSLMARTQGVDLQEARAAAAANPTDVDAAIMVADLDVLGGHVEDAFTRLIDVVRATAGEERDRVKAHLLDLFAVVGNQDERVRRGRTSLMSALF from the coding sequence ATGACCGAACCGTTCTCCTCGCTCCGTGGCGCCGTCGACCTCGGTGCCCTCGGCTCGTCCCGACCCGGCCCCTCGACGCCGGCCGCCCCGCCCGCCGCCGACGGGACCGTCGGCCCCGGTGGGCCGGACGGCGACCCCGGCGGTGACCCCTTCGCCTCCCCGGTCGTCGTCGTCGGTGACGATGCGAGCTTCAACACCCTCGTCCAGCGCTCGGTGTCGGTGCCGGCCGTTGCCGTCCTGTGGACCTCGCAGGCGCCGGAGACCCAGGCCGTCCTCGAGGCTGTCGTCGCGGTCGCCGAGCGGCGCGAGGGCCGGCTGCAGGTGGTCGCCATCGACGTCGCGACCAACCCAGGGATCGCTCAGGCGATCCAGCCCCCGCAGCTGCCGGTCTCGCTCGGTCTGCTCAAGGGGCAGGCGATCCCGCTCTTCCAGGGGCTGCCCGCGCAGCCGGACCTCGAGCGCGTCCTCGACGAGCTGCTCTCCGTCGCCGTCCAGCAGGGTGTCACCGGCCGCATCGAGCTGCCGGGCTCGCAGGGCGATCAGGCAGACGAGCTCTCGCCGCTGCACGAGGAGGCCTACGCCGCGATCGAGCGTGGCGACCTCGATGCCGCCGCGTCCGCCTACGAGCGGGCGCTCGCCGAGAACCCCGCGGACGAGGACGCCCGGCTCGGGCTCGCCCAGGTCTCGCTCATGGCACGCACCCAGGGCGTCGACCTCCAGGAGGCGCGCGCTGCCGCGGCCGCGAACCCGACCGACGTCGATGCCGCGATCATGGTCGCCGACCTCGACGTCCTCGGCGGGCATGTCGAGGACGCCTTCACCCGGCTCATCGACGTGGTCCGCGCGACGGCAGGGGAGGAGCGTGACCGGGTCAAGGCGCACCTGCTCGACCTCTTCGCCGTCGTCGGCAACCAGGACGAGCGCGTCCGGCGCGGTCGTACCTCGCTCATGAGCGCCCTCTTCTGA
- the glgB gene encoding 1,4-alpha-glucan branching protein GlgB: MTPIPEQSLPGALWALAHGRHSQPHDVLGQHLVADGLRVRVMRPLAERVRVRFEDGETIELEHEEHGIFAGTRPGATTTMDYRILTTWDGVEVEQDDPYRFAPTLGELDRHLVNEGRHEELWTVLGAHVRRYPGPMGEVTGVSFAVWAPRAKAVSVIGDFNGWHESSHPMRLLGTSGIWELFVPGVGADALYKFAIRGADDVLRHKADPMARRAEIAPATSSVVTESTYAWRDQAWMTDRAQRDPHTGPMSIYEVHLGSWRQGQTYRDLAEHLVNYVADLGFTHVELLPVMDHPYPPSWGYHVTSYYAPNSRFGSPDDFRYLVDALHQAGIGVILDWVPGHFATDEWALVRFDGLPLYEHPDPRRGWQPDWGSYVFDFGRLEVRNFLVANALYWLEEFHVDGLRVDGVASMLYLDYSRKAGEWIPNSHGGRENLEAIGLLQETNATAYKRVPGIVTIAEESTAWPGVTKPTSEGGLGFGLKWNMGWMNDSLSYLHEEPINRQYHHNFLTFAMMYTYSENYLLPISHDEVVHGKGSLPNKIPGTQDDQLATLRAFLAYMWAHPGKQLLFMGAEFAQTSEWGEGRSLDWWLLDHPAHYRVHALVKELNAVYTHDGAMWALDTEPAGFEWLDADDNAGNTLSFLRFGGHDRSSDPVVAVVVNFGGADRDPLRIGLPRGGEWEVVVDTSGFDAHSSPSQGGLVLTAEDVPWQGQPHSVELRVSRLSAVYLRPVEAVESDVVASTVSETEVAEED; this comes from the coding sequence GCTTCGAGGACGGCGAGACCATCGAGCTCGAGCACGAGGAGCACGGCATCTTCGCCGGCACCCGCCCCGGCGCGACGACGACGATGGACTACCGCATCCTCACGACGTGGGACGGCGTCGAGGTCGAGCAGGACGACCCCTACCGCTTTGCGCCGACGCTCGGCGAGCTCGACCGGCACCTCGTCAACGAGGGCCGTCACGAGGAGCTGTGGACCGTCCTCGGCGCGCACGTGCGCCGCTACCCCGGCCCGATGGGCGAGGTCACGGGCGTCTCCTTCGCGGTGTGGGCGCCGCGGGCCAAGGCCGTGAGCGTCATCGGCGACTTCAACGGCTGGCACGAGAGCAGCCACCCGATGCGCCTGCTCGGCACCTCGGGCATCTGGGAGCTCTTCGTGCCCGGGGTCGGCGCGGACGCGCTGTACAAGTTCGCGATCCGCGGCGCCGACGACGTGCTGCGGCACAAGGCCGACCCGATGGCCCGGCGCGCCGAGATCGCGCCCGCGACGAGCTCGGTCGTCACCGAGAGCACCTACGCGTGGCGTGACCAGGCGTGGATGACCGACCGTGCACAGCGTGACCCGCACACCGGGCCGATGAGCATCTACGAGGTGCACCTCGGGTCGTGGCGCCAGGGGCAGACCTACCGCGACCTCGCCGAGCACCTCGTGAACTACGTCGCCGACCTCGGCTTCACGCACGTCGAGCTGCTGCCGGTCATGGACCACCCGTACCCGCCGTCGTGGGGCTACCACGTCACGAGCTACTACGCGCCGAACTCGCGCTTCGGCTCGCCCGACGACTTCCGCTACCTCGTCGACGCCCTGCACCAGGCGGGCATCGGCGTCATCCTCGACTGGGTCCCGGGGCACTTCGCGACGGACGAGTGGGCGCTCGTGCGCTTCGACGGGCTGCCGCTCTACGAGCACCCGGACCCGCGCCGCGGCTGGCAGCCCGACTGGGGCAGCTACGTCTTCGACTTCGGCCGGCTCGAGGTGCGCAACTTCCTCGTCGCCAACGCGCTGTACTGGCTCGAGGAGTTCCACGTCGACGGGCTGCGCGTCGACGGTGTCGCGTCGATGCTCTACCTCGACTACTCGCGCAAGGCCGGCGAGTGGATCCCCAACAGCCACGGCGGCCGCGAGAACCTCGAGGCGATCGGGCTGCTCCAGGAGACCAACGCGACGGCCTACAAGCGGGTCCCCGGCATCGTGACGATCGCCGAGGAGTCGACGGCGTGGCCCGGTGTCACCAAGCCGACGAGCGAGGGCGGTCTCGGCTTCGGCCTGAAGTGGAACATGGGCTGGATGAACGACTCCCTGAGCTATCTGCACGAGGAGCCGATCAACCGGCAGTACCACCACAACTTCCTGACCTTCGCGATGATGTACACGTACAGCGAGAACTACCTCCTGCCGATCAGCCACGACGAGGTCGTGCACGGCAAGGGCTCGCTGCCGAACAAGATCCCAGGCACGCAGGACGACCAGCTCGCGACGCTGCGGGCCTTCCTCGCGTACATGTGGGCGCACCCCGGCAAGCAGCTGCTCTTCATGGGCGCCGAGTTCGCCCAGACGAGCGAGTGGGGCGAGGGCCGCTCGCTCGACTGGTGGCTCCTCGACCACCCCGCGCACTACCGCGTGCACGCTCTCGTCAAGGAGCTCAACGCGGTCTACACGCACGACGGGGCGATGTGGGCGCTCGACACCGAGCCGGCAGGCTTCGAGTGGCTGGACGCCGACGACAACGCCGGCAACACGCTGTCCTTCCTGCGCTTCGGCGGTCACGACCGCTCGAGCGACCCGGTCGTCGCCGTCGTGGTGAACTTCGGCGGCGCCGACCGTGACCCGCTGCGCATCGGCCTGCCGCGCGGTGGTGAGTGGGAGGTCGTCGTCGACACCTCCGGGTTCGACGCGCACAGCTCGCCGAGCCAGGGCGGCCTCGTGCTCACCGCCGAGGACGTGCCGTGGCAGGGCCAGCCGCACTCGGTCGAGCTGAGGGTCTCGCGCCTCAGCGCGGTCTACCTGCGCCCCGTGGAGGCGGTCGAGAGCGACGTGGTCGCGTCCACGGTGAGCGAGACCGAGGTGGCCGAGGAGGACTGA